From the genome of Argentina anserina chromosome 4, drPotAnse1.1, whole genome shotgun sequence, one region includes:
- the LOC126790505 gene encoding alanine--tRNA ligase produces the protein MSGFLVKGVIAFNSLRRYPFRLAPSHLSRRLSLSVNHLTSEMPGVEPQQRIEWPARRVRDTFFSYFTDDKKHDFWKSSPVVPHNDPTLLFANAGMNQFKPIFLGTADPNTGLSKLTRACNTQKCIRAGGKHNDLEDVGKDTYHHTFFEMLGNWSFGDYFKAEAIEWAWKLLTQVYKLPEDRFYATYFGGDEKLGLAPDTEARDIWLKFLPPGRVLPFGCKDNFWEMGDTGPCGPCSEIHYDRLGNRDAASLVNYDDPTCLEIWNIVFIQFNRESDGSLKPLPAKHVDTGMGFERLTSVLQNKMSNYDTDVFMPIFDAIQQATGARPYSGKVGADDVDKVDMAYRVVADHIRTLSFAIADGSRPGNDGREYVLRRILRRAVRYGREVLKAQEGFFNGLVPVLATLMGDVFPELKQHEAAIREIIKEEEEAFGKTLLKGIEKFKKAAQDVQGKKFSGQEAFVLWDTFGFPLDLTQLMAEENGLEVDVEGFNVAMDEARERSRNAQNKEEGGAIVMNADATASLHKIGVAATDDSFKYIWFQDHESVIKAIYTGSEFMDNVAAGSLVGVVLESTSFYAEQGGQIFDTGSLKGDSGSFEVRNVQIYGGFVVHIGSFSGEHGKLSVGDKVVCKVDYKRRTLIAPNHTCTHMLNFALREVLGTHVDQKGSIVLPEKLRFDFSHGKPVDPEQLRRIESIVNEQIKAELDVSVKEVPLVEAEHINGLRAVFGEVYPDPVRVVAVGGKVEDLLADPENNKWKSISTEFCGGTHLTNTREAEAFALLSEEGTAKGIRRITAVTTNAAFDAIKLADSLEQEVIEASKLEESLLEKKIASFKSRLDAAQIPAAKKSDIRNKIVQLQNKVRKAQKKIAEQNLKKAVKVAREMAEVAASDGKTFCVSHVDVGLDTAAVREAVCKIVEKGIPAMVFSTDETTNKAVVCAGVPGDKGNQLDVAEWLNEAMDPLKGKGGKGKGGLATGQGTDASHLNEAIGLATTFAQMKLS, from the exons ATGAGTGGATTCCTTGTGAAAGGAGTGATAGCGTTCAACTCTCTCAGACGTTACCCTTTCCGCTTGGCGCCGTCACACCTCTCTCGCCGTCTCTCCCTCTCCGTTAACCACTTGACCTCCGAGATGCCCGGCGTCGAACCCCAGCAGCGAATTGAGTGGCCCGCCCGGCGCGTGCGCGACACCTTCTTCAGCTACTTCACGGATGACAAGAAACACGACTTCTGGAAGTCCAGCCCCGTCGTCCCTCACAACGATCCCACTCTTCTCTTCGCTAATGCTG GCATGAACCAGTTCAAGCCTATTTTTCTGGGGACGGCGGACCCCAACACCGGGCTAAGCAAGCTGACTAGAGCTTGCAACACGCAGAAATGTATTAGGGCAGGTGGGAAGCATAATGATCTCGAAGATGTAGGGAAAGACACCTACCATCATACCTTTTTCGAGATGCTTGGGAACTGGTCCTTCGGGGACTATTTTAAGGCTGAAGCCATTGAATGGGCCTGGAAGCTTCTCACTCAA GTTTATAAGCTGCCAGAAGATCGATTTTATGCCACTTATTTTGGTGGTGATGAGAAGCTGGGTCTTGCTCCTGATACTGAAGCTAGAGATATATGGCTCAAGTTTCTTCCGCCTGGACGTGTGCTGCCTTTTGGCTGCAAG gATAACTTTTGGGAAATGGGTGATACTGGCCCTTGCGGCCCTTGCAGTGAGATTCATTATGATAGACTTGGTAATCGGGACGCTGCATCATTAGTCAACTATGATGACCCTACCTGCCTCGAGATCTGGAACATTGTCTTTATTCAG TTCAATAGGGAAAGTGATGGCTCACTCAAACCATTGCCTGCTAAGCATGTTGACACTGGGATGGGATTCGAAAGATTGACTTCTGTACTTCAGAACAAGATGAGCAATTATGACACTGACGTGTTCATGCCAATATTTGATGCTATTCAGCAG GCTACGGGGGCTCGCCCATATTCTGGGAAAGTTGGAGCGGACGATGTAGACAAAGTTGACATGGCATACAGGGTTGTTGCAGATCATATAAGAACTCTTTCATTTGCCATTGCTGATGGGTCCCGTCCAG GCAATGATGGTCGTGAATATGTTCTGAGACGTATTCTTCGTCGAGCTGTTCGATATGGAAGAGAAGTTCTAAAAGCACAAGAAGGATTTTTCAACGG GCTTGTACCAGTGTTGGCAACACTGATGGGTGATGTATTTCCTGAGCTAAAACAACATGAAGCTGCCATTAGGGAGATAATcaaagaggaggaggaagcaTTTGGCAAGACTCTACTGAAG GGAATAGAGAAGTTCAAAAAGGCTGCTCAAGATGTTCAAGGCAAAAAGTTTAGTGGGCAG GAAGCTTTTGTCTTGTGGGACACATTTGGGTTCCCTTTAGATTTGACTCAG TTGATGGCAGAGGAAAACGGTTTAGAAGTTGATGTTGAGGGTTTTAATGTCGCCATGGACGAGGCTCGAGAAAGATCAAGGAATGCTCAAAATAAG GAAGAAGGTGGTGCCATTGTTATGAATGCTGATGCTACTGCTTCATTGCACAAGATTGGAGTTGCTGCAACAGATGACAGCTTTAAATATATTTGGTTTCAG GACCATGAAAGCGTGATTAAGGCAATTTACACTGGTTCAGAGTTCATGGATAATGTTGCAGCTGGCAGTTTAGTTGGTGTTGTTTTGGAGTCTACAAGTTTCTATGCTGAGCAAGGTGGACAG ATTTTTGATACTGGATCACTAAAAGGAGACTCTGGCTCATTTGAGGTCCGCAACGTTCAAATTTATGGTGGTTTTGTTGTCCACATTGGTTCCTTTTCTGGAGAGCATGGAAAACTCTCAGTCGGTGACAAAGTGGTTTGTAAG GTTGACTATAAAAGGCGTACACTCATTGCGCCTAACCATACCTGCACACACATGTTGAACTTTGCTCTGAGG GAAGTTCTTGGCACTCATGTTGACCAGAAGGGTTCCATTGTTCTTCCTGAAAAGTTGAGATTTGATTTTTCTCATG GTAAGCCAGTGGATCCTGAACAGTTGAGAAGAATTGAATCAATTGTGAATGAACAAATAAAAGCGGAATTGGATGTGTCTGTTAAGGAGGTACCATTGGTTGAAGCTGAACACATCAACGGTTTAAGGGCTGTATTTGGCGAG GTCTATCCCGACCCAGTAAGAGTTGTGGCTGTTGGGGGAAAAGTTGAGGATCTTCTGGCTGACCCTGAAAACAACAAATGGAAGTCAATATCAACAGAATTTTGTGGAG GGACCCATTTAACCAACACACGTGAAGCTGAGGCCTTTGCTCTTTTATCTGAAGAGGGAACTGCCAAGGGAATCCGAAGGATAACTGCCGTCACAACTAATGCTGCTTTTGATGCAATTAAATTGGCAGATTCACTTGAGCAGGAAGTAATAGAAGCTTCCAAGCTTGAAGAGAGCTTGCTCGAGAAG AAGATAGCTTCCTTTAAATCTCGCCTAGACGCAGCACAAATTCCAGCGGCTAAGAAATCTGATATCAGAAATAAGATTGTGCAGCTTCag AACAAAGTTAGAAAGGCACAGAAGAAGATTGCAGAGCAAAATTTAAAGAAAGCTGTCAAAGTTGCAAGGGAGATGGCGGAAGTTGCTGCATCAGATGGGAAGACTTTCTGTGTATCCCATGTTGATGTTGGCTTAGATACGGCTGCAGTTCGTGAAGCAGTTTGTAAAATTGTAGAGAAG GGAATACCTGCGATGGTTTTTAGCACAGATGAAACTACAAATAAGGCTGTGGTATGTGCTGGAGTACCAGGAGACAAAGGCAATCAATTGGATGTGGCAGAATGGTTGAATGAAGCTATGGATCCTCTGAAAGGAAAGGGTGGTAAAGGAAAGGGTGGCCTTGCTACTGGCCAG GGAACAGATGCATCTCATCTAAACGAGGCTATAGGCCTGGCAACCACTTTCGCGCAGATGAAATTGAGTTGA